A single window of Penaeus chinensis breed Huanghai No. 1 chromosome 9, ASM1920278v2, whole genome shotgun sequence DNA harbors:
- the LOC125029171 gene encoding malonyl-CoA decarboxylase, mitochondrial-like isoform X2: MRCCRPINPIRMSAPIPIVRKGITLAPFSLASFSCSADRPFTPSPLPSPMPSPPSSPPAPNSPSGLLQAAKDTLHRAVSKRGSKNSVLTIDEDMREMCYFYSQLGSDERSDFLIYMATSLSIDHNNVQELIQQRPQEGTSDADLDAHLMRWEDRLRQALQPPHHWVASQVSRLSGGVKFLVDMRQDLLTTLYTSSSDPTHSAALKTLDSTLRELLSLWFTVGLLNVQRITWESSCNMLQKVSEYEAVHPVRNWTDLKRRVGPYRRCFIFTHSCMPNEPLVVLHIFLTNEISNSMAKILKTSRAPSYDESSLSKDTEDSSTISTAIFYSITSTQKGLQGIELGNYLIKRVVRELKAEFPHMTQFSSLSPIPGFVKWLTGMMARAQRDEVSIFTATEVNALQLHLDVSSSSQVYDRLRKLFTTNGWVEEPDLVNCLETPLMRLCAYYLFNEKRRGYALDSVANFHLKNGAVMWRINWFADRSPRGLANSCGIMVNYRYFLEDCENNSRTYLETLKIHTTDDVMFLSKTAADLMKPSPVSPAKSPPIIPCSPPPVITITPESKI, translated from the exons ATGCTGTAGACCCATAAATCCCATCAGAATGAGTGCTCCCATTCCAATTGTGCGAAAGGGTATCACCCTCGCCCCATTTTCCTTGGCCTCCTTCAGTTGTTCTGCTGATCGGCCCTTCACTCcgtcccctcttccatctcccatgccctctcctccatcttctcctcctgccCCAAACTCCCCTTCAGGTCTATTGCAGGCAGCAAAAGATACTTTACACCGTGCTGTGTCAAAACGTGGATCGAAGAATAGCGTCCTGACCATTGAT GAAGACATGCGTGAAATGTGTTACTTTTACTCCCAGCTGGGGTCAGATGAACGCTCAGATTTTCTGATCTATATGGCAACATCACTTTcaattgatcataataatgtgcAGGAACTGATACAACAACGACCACAG GAAGGAACCAGTGATGCTGACCTGGATGCCCACTTAATGCGCTGGGAGGACCGACTAAGGCAAGCTCTGCAGCCACCACATCACTGGGTGGCATCTCAAGTGTCGCGGCTCTCAGGAGGTGTCAAGTTCCTTGTTGATATGCGTCAAGATTTGCTT ACAACACTCTACACTTCATCCTCTGACCCTACTCACTCAGCTGCGCTCAAAACTCTTGATTCAACACTGCGAGAATTGCTTTCTCTTTGGTTCACAGTTGGCCTTCTAAATGTACAGCGCATCACTTGGGAATCCTCCTGTAATATGTTGCAAAAG GTCTCTGAGTATGAGGCCGTACATCCTGTCCGCAACTGGACAGATCTGAAACGTCGTGTTGGTCCATATCGCAGGTGTTTCATATTCACCCACTCCTGCATGCCTAATGAGCCTCTCGttgttcttcatattttcttaacTAATGAGATATCAAATTCAATGGCAAAGATATTGAAAACCTCAAGAGCACCTTCTTATG ATGAAAGTAGCTTAAGTAAAGATACTGAGGATTCTTCAACTATCAGTACTGCCATTTTTTACTCAATCACATCAACACAGAAGGGTTTGCAG GGCATTGAATTGGGCAATTATCTAATCAAGAGAGTTGTACGGGAACTAAAGGCAGAGTTCCCACATATGACACAGTTCTCCAGTTTGTCACCAATACCTGGTTTTGTTAAATGGCTAACTGGGATGATGGCTCGAGCACAAAGAG ATGAGGTGAGCATATTTACTGCAACTGAAGTAAATGCTCTTCAACTCCATTTGGATGTGAGCTCTTCATCTCAGGTATACGACCGATTGCGCAAATTATTCACAACGAATGGCTGGGTGGAAGAACCTGATTTAGTGAATTGCTTGGAAACACCATTAATGAGACTCTGtgcttattatctttttaatgagAAGAGACGAGGATATGCACTAGATAGTGTAG CAAATTTCCATCTAAAAAATGGGGCAGTTATGTGGCGAATTAATTGGTTTGCTGACCGTTCTCCTCGTGGTTTAGCCAACTCTTGTGGTATCATGGTCAACTACAG GTATTTTCTTGAAGACTGTGAGAACAACAGCAGAACTTACTTGGAGACCTTAAAAATCCACACGACAGATGATGTCATGTTCTTGTCCAAGACAGCAGCAGATCTCATGAAGCCAAGCCCTGTGAGTCCAGCAAAGTCACCACCTATCATACCCTGTAGCCCACCTCCAGTTATAACCATCACACCTGAATCCAAGATATGA
- the LOC125029171 gene encoding malonyl-CoA decarboxylase, mitochondrial-like isoform X1 yields MNPCNVVIRKILLSHRRLFLDGGLLGRRSALYANGGRAVGAPVLASGHHTVPCFTSHLIRCCRPINPIRMSAPIPIVRKGITLAPFSLASFSCSADRPFTPSPLPSPMPSPPSSPPAPNSPSGLLQAAKDTLHRAVSKRGSKNSVLTIDEDMREMCYFYSQLGSDERSDFLIYMATSLSIDHNNVQELIQQRPQEGTSDADLDAHLMRWEDRLRQALQPPHHWVASQVSRLSGGVKFLVDMRQDLLTTLYTSSSDPTHSAALKTLDSTLRELLSLWFTVGLLNVQRITWESSCNMLQKVSEYEAVHPVRNWTDLKRRVGPYRRCFIFTHSCMPNEPLVVLHIFLTNEISNSMAKILKTSRAPSYDESSLSKDTEDSSTISTAIFYSITSTQKGLQGIELGNYLIKRVVRELKAEFPHMTQFSSLSPIPGFVKWLTGMMARAQRDEVSIFTATEVNALQLHLDVSSSSQVYDRLRKLFTTNGWVEEPDLVNCLETPLMRLCAYYLFNEKRRGYALDSVANFHLKNGAVMWRINWFADRSPRGLANSCGIMVNYRYFLEDCENNSRTYLETLKIHTTDDVMFLSKTAADLMKPSPVSPAKSPPIIPCSPPPVITITPESKI; encoded by the exons ATGCTGTAGACCCATAAATCCCATCAGAATGAGTGCTCCCATTCCAATTGTGCGAAAGGGTATCACCCTCGCCCCATTTTCCTTGGCCTCCTTCAGTTGTTCTGCTGATCGGCCCTTCACTCcgtcccctcttccatctcccatgccctctcctccatcttctcctcctgccCCAAACTCCCCTTCAGGTCTATTGCAGGCAGCAAAAGATACTTTACACCGTGCTGTGTCAAAACGTGGATCGAAGAATAGCGTCCTGACCATTGAT GAAGACATGCGTGAAATGTGTTACTTTTACTCCCAGCTGGGGTCAGATGAACGCTCAGATTTTCTGATCTATATGGCAACATCACTTTcaattgatcataataatgtgcAGGAACTGATACAACAACGACCACAG GAAGGAACCAGTGATGCTGACCTGGATGCCCACTTAATGCGCTGGGAGGACCGACTAAGGCAAGCTCTGCAGCCACCACATCACTGGGTGGCATCTCAAGTGTCGCGGCTCTCAGGAGGTGTCAAGTTCCTTGTTGATATGCGTCAAGATTTGCTT ACAACACTCTACACTTCATCCTCTGACCCTACTCACTCAGCTGCGCTCAAAACTCTTGATTCAACACTGCGAGAATTGCTTTCTCTTTGGTTCACAGTTGGCCTTCTAAATGTACAGCGCATCACTTGGGAATCCTCCTGTAATATGTTGCAAAAG GTCTCTGAGTATGAGGCCGTACATCCTGTCCGCAACTGGACAGATCTGAAACGTCGTGTTGGTCCATATCGCAGGTGTTTCATATTCACCCACTCCTGCATGCCTAATGAGCCTCTCGttgttcttcatattttcttaacTAATGAGATATCAAATTCAATGGCAAAGATATTGAAAACCTCAAGAGCACCTTCTTATG ATGAAAGTAGCTTAAGTAAAGATACTGAGGATTCTTCAACTATCAGTACTGCCATTTTTTACTCAATCACATCAACACAGAAGGGTTTGCAG GGCATTGAATTGGGCAATTATCTAATCAAGAGAGTTGTACGGGAACTAAAGGCAGAGTTCCCACATATGACACAGTTCTCCAGTTTGTCACCAATACCTGGTTTTGTTAAATGGCTAACTGGGATGATGGCTCGAGCACAAAGAG ATGAGGTGAGCATATTTACTGCAACTGAAGTAAATGCTCTTCAACTCCATTTGGATGTGAGCTCTTCATCTCAGGTATACGACCGATTGCGCAAATTATTCACAACGAATGGCTGGGTGGAAGAACCTGATTTAGTGAATTGCTTGGAAACACCATTAATGAGACTCTGtgcttattatctttttaatgagAAGAGACGAGGATATGCACTAGATAGTGTAG CAAATTTCCATCTAAAAAATGGGGCAGTTATGTGGCGAATTAATTGGTTTGCTGACCGTTCTCCTCGTGGTTTAGCCAACTCTTGTGGTATCATGGTCAACTACAG GTATTTTCTTGAAGACTGTGAGAACAACAGCAGAACTTACTTGGAGACCTTAAAAATCCACACGACAGATGATGTCATGTTCTTGTCCAAGACAGCAGCAGATCTCATGAAGCCAAGCCCTGTGAGTCCAGCAAAGTCACCACCTATCATACCCTGTAGCCCACCTCCAGTTATAACCATCACACCTGAATCCAAGATATGA